One Porphyromonas pogonae genomic region harbors:
- a CDS encoding CapA family protein, which yields MNKNLTRHRSFQLIGILWIFTLTSAAWSCTRRSADSTLFAHKDSLTGKDGEKKEIILTFVGDIMAHMPQITAAHQGQGIYYFDDCFTFIKPVVEKADVAIANLETTLAGKPYTGYPQFSAPDALTAALKRTGFDVLTTANNHCCDRGAKGIKRTLQVIKKQGFHSTGTFTDTQDKNKRNPLMMQVKGVKFALLAYTYDTNGIPTPRGTLVNLIDTAAIRRDVSKADSLGAQYKIVQIHWGIEYEKLPNKKQKQLALYLNKLGVDAIIGSHPHVVQESDVIPSPDEDGKESYVIYSLGNCISNQNDAPSRGGMMLTLNISRDEEHFVTRPEYQYFWVNKKDTKGKAVYRLIPVDMQGSTSDKIPKHDQAAFREFRSYYSSIPMHTPLEK from the coding sequence ATGAACAAAAACCTGACTCGCCACCGGTCATTCCAATTAATTGGGATACTATGGATCTTTACACTTACTTCTGCGGCATGGTCGTGTACCCGCCGTTCTGCCGATTCTACACTCTTCGCTCATAAGGATAGCCTGACGGGAAAAGACGGTGAAAAGAAAGAAATTATTCTCACCTTTGTGGGTGACATCATGGCCCACATGCCTCAGATTACAGCCGCACATCAAGGGCAAGGCATATATTATTTCGATGACTGCTTCACCTTCATCAAACCGGTAGTAGAGAAAGCGGATGTGGCCATAGCCAATCTGGAAACAACCCTGGCGGGAAAACCATATACCGGCTATCCTCAATTCAGCGCGCCGGATGCTCTCACGGCTGCCCTGAAGCGCACAGGCTTCGACGTGCTCACCACAGCAAACAATCATTGCTGTGACAGGGGTGCAAAAGGCATCAAACGCACCTTGCAGGTCATAAAAAAACAGGGATTCCACTCTACCGGCACTTTCACCGACACTCAAGACAAGAACAAAAGAAATCCGTTGATGATGCAAGTAAAAGGGGTTAAGTTTGCCTTGCTCGCCTACACATACGATACCAATGGCATACCCACCCCTCGTGGCACGCTGGTAAACCTCATCGACACAGCAGCGATACGCCGAGATGTGTCCAAAGCCGATTCGTTGGGCGCTCAATATAAAATAGTGCAGATACATTGGGGGATAGAATATGAGAAACTACCGAACAAAAAACAGAAACAGCTGGCACTCTATCTCAATAAGCTTGGGGTAGACGCCATCATAGGCTCTCACCCCCATGTGGTACAAGAGTCCGATGTTATCCCTTCACCTGACGAAGATGGAAAAGAGTCTTATGTAATCTACTCTTTGGGCAATTGCATCAGCAATCAAAATGATGCACCCTCCCGTGGAGGTATGATGCTTACACTCAATATAAGCCGAGATGAAGAGCACTTTGTGACTCGCCCCGAGTATCAATATTTTTGGGTCAATAAAAAGGATACAAAAGGCAAAGCTGTATACAGACTTATCCCGGTGGATATGCAAGGCTCCACATCCGATAAGATACCCAAACATGACCAAGCCGCTTTTCGGGAGTTTCGCTCTTATTACAGTTCCATTCCCATGCACACTCCTCTTGAGAAGTAA
- a CDS encoding 30S ribosomal protein S16, with translation MATKIRLQRHGRKAYPFYKIVVADSRAPRDGKFIERIGSYNPNTNPATIDLNFERALYWLNVGAQPTDTARNILSNEGVLMKKHLEGGVKKGAFDEAAAEKKFEEWLKGKKDSVSNTKDKLKKAQEDAHKASLEAEKAANKVKAEAVAEKKAAEAKAKAEAEAEAAGEEVADGNTEAAPAEETPAAE, from the coding sequence ATGGCAACAAAAATCAGATTGCAAAGACACGGTCGTAAGGCTTATCCCTTTTACAAGATCGTAGTCGCAGACAGCAGGGCGCCACGTGATGGCAAGTTTATTGAAAGGATAGGTTCTTATAATCCGAACACTAATCCTGCTACAATAGATTTGAACTTCGAACGTGCTCTGTATTGGCTCAATGTTGGTGCACAACCAACCGATACTGCTCGTAACATCCTTTCAAACGAAGGCGTACTGATGAAAAAACACCTCGAAGGTGGTGTAAAAAAAGGAGCTTTCGATGAGGCTGCCGCAGAGAAGAAATTCGAAGAGTGGCTCAAGGGTAAGAAAGACAGCGTAAGCAATACTAAAGACAAGCTGAAAAAAGCTCAAGAAGATGCTCACAAGGCTTCTTTGGAAGCTGAAAAAGCTGCAAACAAAGTAAAAGCAGAAGCTGTAGCAGAAAAGAAAGCTGCTGAAGCAAAAGCAAAGGCGGAAGCCGAAGCAGAAGCTGCAGGTGAAGAAGTAGCAGATGGCAATACTGAAGCTGCTCCTGCAGAAGAAACTCCTGCTGCAGAATAA
- a CDS encoding OprO/OprP family phosphate-selective porin: MNKIFTMMGLGLVLACASAYAQDKVEVKPSGRILMDGGLFKSDNKSLVNGLAVPDLRVGVKAAYGDYKAKVDVGFAYGKVSLKDVFVERKLGKNNLIRAGYFVHQFGLQSSTSSSMKISMEEPASNEAFFNSRLIGAMLIHDQGQFFGTLSFHVEGEAIKKASNDLGKQGYGMMSRLIYRPLHEEGRILHVGLSGAFESPRYNEKEALNHKSYTLKSNFPTRIAKVTAQQALITDAKMLYKFTPEICAAYGRVGLETQYYYLNVKRENGLPSFKASGAYALVRGLILGSSYKYSDGDAGIATPDAGSLECVLGYNYTDLSDHKAQILGGRQNDASLTLNYYINKYMIWRLRYSYTHVSDRAGFDNQSVNGFQTRLQIIF; the protein is encoded by the coding sequence ATGAATAAGATTTTTACTATGATGGGTCTCGGCCTTGTCCTGGCATGTGCTTCTGCTTATGCACAAGACAAGGTGGAAGTGAAGCCCTCGGGACGTATCCTGATGGACGGCGGTTTATTCAAGTCGGATAATAAAAGCCTTGTAAATGGCTTAGCGGTACCTGACCTCCGTGTGGGAGTAAAGGCGGCTTATGGTGACTATAAAGCTAAAGTAGATGTGGGCTTTGCTTATGGTAAGGTATCACTCAAAGATGTATTTGTGGAGCGAAAGTTGGGCAAGAACAACCTTATCCGTGCAGGCTACTTTGTGCATCAGTTTGGATTGCAAAGCTCTACCAGCTCATCCATGAAGATTAGTATGGAAGAGCCTGCGAGCAATGAAGCCTTTTTCAATTCACGTCTTATCGGAGCTATGTTGATACATGATCAAGGTCAATTTTTTGGTACGTTGAGCTTCCATGTCGAAGGCGAGGCTATAAAGAAAGCTTCTAATGACCTTGGCAAGCAAGGGTATGGTATGATGTCACGATTGATCTACCGTCCCCTGCACGAGGAGGGTCGTATCTTGCACGTAGGTCTTTCGGGGGCATTTGAAAGCCCTCGCTACAACGAGAAAGAAGCTTTGAATCATAAAAGCTACACGCTCAAAAGCAACTTCCCCACGAGGATTGCTAAAGTGACTGCACAGCAGGCTCTCATCACGGATGCCAAGATGCTGTATAAGTTCACACCGGAGATCTGTGCGGCTTATGGCCGTGTAGGGCTTGAGACACAATACTATTACTTGAATGTAAAGAGGGAAAACGGACTGCCATCATTCAAAGCCAGTGGAGCCTATGCTTTGGTAAGGGGGCTTATCTTGGGCAGTAGCTATAAATATTCTGACGGAGATGCCGGTATAGCTACACCGGATGCCGGATCACTGGAGTGTGTATTGGGCTATAACTATACTGATCTCTCAGATCATAAAGCTCAGATTTTGGGCGGACGTCAGAATGATGCATCACTTACCCTTAATTATTACATCAATAAATATATGATCTGGAGGTTGAGATATTCGTATACTCATGTTTCCGATAGAGCCGGTTTTGACAACCAGTCGGTAAACGGATTCCAGACACGTTTACAAATTATTTTCTAA
- a CDS encoding acid phosphatase, whose product MKTRFSLLAFVYTLFAISIFAQEAKIKDKRTQPDLYYLEISEVANSLELLPPPPAPGTILFLNDRAQYDWGKMQRNTPRGAQAVRDARVGGNGVPMAFSEAFGMEISKEKTPEIHKLVINMKEDAGDLATRHAKEHYMRVRPFSFFQEDTCNPEQQSELSTNGSYPSGHTSIGWATALVLAEINPARQNEILQRGYEMGQSRVICGYHFQSDVDAARLVASAVVARLHANAAFMAQLEKAKKEFVKLQKSGAVKATPSK is encoded by the coding sequence ATGAAAACAAGATTTTCATTACTGGCATTCGTTTACACCTTATTTGCGATAAGCATCTTTGCTCAGGAAGCAAAGATCAAAGACAAAAGAACGCAGCCGGATCTGTACTACCTTGAAATCTCTGAAGTAGCAAACAGCCTTGAACTTTTACCGCCTCCTCCCGCTCCCGGTACTATTCTCTTCCTGAACGACAGAGCACAGTATGACTGGGGTAAGATGCAAAGAAATACACCCAGAGGTGCACAAGCAGTGCGTGATGCACGTGTAGGTGGCAATGGCGTGCCCATGGCATTCTCCGAAGCATTCGGCATGGAGATCAGTAAAGAGAAAACTCCTGAGATTCATAAACTGGTGATTAATATGAAAGAAGATGCAGGAGACTTGGCCACTCGCCATGCGAAAGAGCATTACATGCGTGTACGCCCCTTCAGCTTTTTCCAGGAAGATACTTGCAATCCTGAGCAACAAAGCGAACTATCGACCAACGGCTCATACCCCTCAGGACATACTTCTATAGGCTGGGCTACTGCTTTGGTGCTGGCTGAGATCAATCCTGCACGCCAGAATGAAATATTGCAGAGAGGATACGAAATGGGACAAAGCCGTGTGATCTGTGGCTATCACTTCCAGAGTGATGTGGATGCTGCACGACTTGTGGCAAGTGCTGTAGTAGCACGTCTGCATGCTAATGCTGCTTTTATGGCTCAATTGGAAAAAGCCAAGAAAGAGTTTGTGAAATTACAAAAATCAGGTGCTGTAAAAGCGACCCCGAGTAAATAA
- a CDS encoding coiled-coil domain-containing protein, with translation MIVPQPMKRCIVQYILPLFVALLCSCERAEKINTLGETEYYFDEKLSSLSTGDDGVLWIGGETGSLWRVKDDERRVFEVGEDRIYKVLSRNTDSLTTICWVGVRNSGLQRWVMQDDRMHRQKVYLIPVKKEKYSTYDIAMLGDHLYAATSQGLYRMPVGGNAVADSLQLVYPHDQDLWRGSKNYFIVNNLCTYRDSLLLAATEQGVISVSKDTGRVELSHKGRAINHVSVYGDTIFALSDNMLYLDTPAGKSIREVRLPLSPKLYYQSQGIHYIVGTDNMLLSNDLVDFVMIPLRRKTPAGCRNIMLPDPRHDFTLMLTENALWRVPHHLGIFNGSTSVKAACAGSNETYYLTTHNELYRKEDKAAEASLIYTFPKEEQIVRMDLVGHTIYYYNARQELKMINVSGSKLKNMLMHRAATMYQSKDKITAMGVKQTGDKVRVYLGVQDGLVVADGINIPDTVRFFENKYVTAFYSARHSDLVYLSTLNDGAYYVCPPDSVFKPIGGSERNTFIRDIIATEAHLSTLITLTNHHIITQNPNDTVPVRGYNKLLYVNDSLFYALPEYGLRKFRIKDGHMSDEGLFYTDIRFSPAASLVHGGHLYLGSNLGVLTLKIDHENQPSWENFGAGDIFSPRYAAGVAIVIVILILILAVVAYLYRKRKSRMLITRRIETLKSRAEELNSFYALSDDAGRSSIMKLRQEISEIAPDKRKRRETNMLIARLTNEIIKLNREATLSLSQKLKKQMECIARAEAYESSHLWEQSVQAESSGDVERIRQQVSRNGLWLEQLKTLGSDLSVRIEELTGCLEHVTFNNALVRRFTVLRDDIARKPLADLMAEYKVVAAEYDNLYSDYTLTLILDYMHSLEEALHARIESDYAVRVLITRLGELASWTSHEQRIPLLRELDLIEKQIQFLQTKDRIADSLVEYQNLRNMLIKENEGLVNKKFDKELEDMIAVRAKSIVKQVEQLTVAMYELITVTDAMILDEVLRFSNFYHQQAKVLAILVANPKVKRSLIPGVLGIYGNLNPVISRLVNNKIKTNEKVLKEYLRDRGKYSAFVYYVLHIAD, from the coding sequence ATGATAGTTCCACAACCTATGAAGAGATGTATTGTACAATATATTTTACCCCTTTTTGTTGCTCTGCTATGCTCTTGTGAGAGAGCGGAAAAGATCAATACTTTGGGCGAAACAGAGTATTACTTTGATGAAAAATTGTCATCCCTCTCTACGGGTGACGACGGGGTATTGTGGATAGGCGGTGAGACGGGCAGCCTATGGCGAGTGAAGGATGACGAAAGGCGTGTGTTTGAAGTGGGAGAAGACCGCATATACAAAGTACTTTCGCGCAATACCGATAGTCTTACCACTATATGCTGGGTGGGCGTACGCAACTCGGGATTGCAACGCTGGGTGATGCAGGATGACCGTATGCATCGGCAAAAGGTTTATCTCATCCCTGTCAAGAAAGAGAAGTACTCTACTTATGATATAGCTATGCTGGGCGATCACCTCTACGCTGCGACAAGTCAAGGCTTGTATCGTATGCCGGTGGGAGGCAATGCGGTGGCGGATTCATTACAGTTGGTTTATCCTCATGACCAAGATCTCTGGCGAGGGAGTAAGAATTATTTTATCGTCAATAATCTATGTACTTACAGAGATAGTCTGCTTTTGGCAGCTACAGAGCAGGGAGTGATCAGTGTGAGCAAGGATACGGGCAGGGTAGAACTATCTCATAAGGGCCGAGCTATCAATCATGTTTCGGTGTATGGCGATACTATATTTGCTTTGTCGGACAATATGCTCTATCTCGACACACCTGCCGGTAAGTCCATCCGTGAGGTACGCTTACCGCTATCTCCCAAGCTTTATTATCAGTCACAAGGTATTCATTATATAGTAGGTACTGACAATATGTTGCTGAGCAATGATCTGGTTGATTTTGTAATGATACCCCTTAGGCGCAAAACACCTGCCGGGTGTCGTAATATTATGCTACCCGATCCCCGTCATGATTTTACACTGATGCTTACGGAAAATGCATTGTGGCGCGTACCTCATCATTTGGGTATTTTCAATGGGAGTACCTCGGTCAAAGCCGCATGTGCAGGCTCTAACGAAACTTATTATCTCACTACACACAATGAATTGTACCGTAAGGAAGACAAGGCTGCTGAGGCATCGCTGATATATACTTTTCCGAAAGAAGAGCAGATTGTGCGTATGGATCTGGTGGGACATACTATATATTACTACAATGCACGGCAGGAGCTGAAGATGATCAATGTTTCGGGAAGCAAACTAAAAAACATGCTCATGCACAGAGCAGCGACTATGTACCAGTCCAAAGACAAGATTACGGCCATGGGCGTGAAACAGACAGGAGATAAGGTGCGTGTATATCTGGGCGTACAGGACGGGCTGGTTGTGGCGGATGGTATAAACATTCCTGATACCGTACGATTCTTTGAGAATAAATATGTAACAGCCTTCTACTCAGCCCGCCACTCTGACCTTGTTTACCTCTCAACACTCAATGACGGGGCATATTATGTGTGCCCACCGGACAGCGTGTTCAAGCCTATAGGCGGTAGTGAGCGCAATACGTTTATACGAGATATTATAGCTACTGAGGCACATCTCTCCACCCTCATCACCCTGACCAACCACCATATTATTACACAAAACCCCAATGATACGGTGCCTGTGCGTGGCTACAACAAGCTTCTCTATGTCAATGACAGCTTGTTTTATGCCTTGCCCGAATACGGGCTGCGCAAGTTCAGGATAAAGGACGGACATATGTCGGATGAGGGGCTATTCTACACCGACATACGTTTTAGTCCTGCCGCATCGCTGGTACATGGCGGACATCTCTATCTTGGCTCTAACTTAGGTGTGCTTACCTTGAAAATAGATCATGAGAATCAGCCGAGTTGGGAAAATTTCGGAGCCGGAGATATTTTTAGTCCGAGATATGCGGCAGGTGTGGCGATAGTGATAGTTATCCTGATTTTGATATTGGCGGTTGTAGCATATCTATATCGTAAGCGCAAAAGCAGAATGCTTATCACGAGACGTATAGAAACGCTCAAGAGTAGAGCAGAAGAACTGAATTCCTTCTATGCTCTCTCGGACGATGCCGGCCGTAGCAGTATCATGAAACTCAGGCAGGAGATCAGTGAGATCGCCCCTGACAAACGTAAGCGTAGAGAGACGAATATGCTTATAGCCCGACTGACCAATGAGATCATCAAGCTCAATCGAGAGGCCACACTGAGCCTGTCGCAAAAACTCAAAAAGCAGATGGAGTGCATAGCAAGGGCGGAAGCTTATGAGAGTAGCCACTTGTGGGAACAATCGGTGCAGGCAGAGAGCTCCGGCGATGTGGAACGTATCAGACAGCAAGTAAGTCGCAATGGCTTGTGGTTGGAACAGCTCAAGACCTTGGGATCTGATCTGAGTGTGCGTATCGAGGAGCTGACAGGATGCTTGGAGCATGTTACATTCAACAACGCATTGGTACGCAGATTCACCGTTCTCCGGGATGATATTGCCCGTAAACCATTGGCCGATCTTATGGCGGAGTACAAAGTTGTAGCGGCTGAATATGATAATTTATACTCGGATTATACCTTGACGTTGATCCTTGACTATATGCACTCGCTTGAAGAAGCCCTGCACGCACGTATTGAAAGTGACTATGCGGTAAGGGTACTTATAACTCGACTGGGCGAATTGGCATCATGGACAAGTCATGAGCAACGCATTCCTTTGCTTAGAGAGCTTGACCTTATTGAGAAGCAGATACAATTCCTACAGACCAAAGATCGCATAGCCGATTCTTTGGTAGAATACCAAAACCTGCGCAATATGCTTATCAAAGAAAATGAGGGGCTGGTGAATAAGAAGTTTGATAAAGAGCTTGAAGATATGATAGCGGTGAGGGCTAAATCAATAGTAAAGCAGGTGGAACAACTCACCGTAGCCATGTATGAGCTAATCACAGTGACGGACGCTATGATTCTGGATGAGGTGCTGAGGTTTTCCAACTTCTATCATCAGCAGGCCAAAGTGCTTGCCATACTGGTAGCCAATCCTAAGGTGAAACGATCTCTCATCCCCGGAGTGTTGGGCATCTACGGTAATCTGAATCCTGTGATAAGCAGACTTGTCAATAATAAAATCAAAACAAATGAAAAGGTGCTGAAAGAGTATTTGCGTGACCGCGGAAAGTACTCCGCATTTGTTTATTATGTGCTGCATATTGCTGATTAA
- a CDS encoding creatininase family protein produces MSVQKNNLHMICDLSVSNYGTIRDAQYDVAILPWGATEPHNYHLPYLTDSILSHDIAVDAALKASDVYGTQCMVLPPLALGAQNPGQRDLPFCIHYRYETQKAVLTDIISSLQHQGLNKLVIINGHGGNNFRNMVRDLNVDFPDFVIAVSEWFRVCPAKDYFEIPGDHADEVETSVMMHYHPELVELSQAGQGNSKPFALSTLNEGVAWIPRHWTKVSTDTGIGDPSHSTAEKGKRFACAVTDRYALLLHQLASGDIYLD; encoded by the coding sequence ATGAGTGTTCAAAAAAATAATCTGCATATGATATGCGATCTATCTGTATCCAATTACGGCACCATACGTGACGCCCAATATGATGTAGCCATACTTCCATGGGGTGCTACCGAGCCACACAATTATCATTTACCTTATCTTACGGACTCTATATTGTCTCATGATATCGCTGTAGATGCAGCCCTGAAAGCATCTGATGTATATGGGACGCAATGTATGGTGCTTCCTCCCCTGGCATTGGGTGCACAGAATCCAGGTCAGCGTGATCTGCCTTTTTGTATACATTATCGCTATGAGACCCAGAAGGCGGTACTCACGGATATTATAAGTTCGCTTCAACATCAGGGTTTGAATAAGTTGGTCATTATCAATGGACATGGTGGTAATAATTTCCGCAACATGGTGCGGGATCTCAATGTAGACTTTCCTGACTTTGTGATTGCAGTGAGCGAGTGGTTCAGGGTATGCCCGGCAAAAGACTATTTCGAGATACCGGGTGATCATGCAGACGAAGTGGAAACATCGGTGATGATGCATTACCACCCTGAGTTGGTAGAGCTGTCACAAGCGGGGCAAGGCAACTCGAAACCGTTTGCCCTCTCGACCCTCAACGAGGGGGTAGCGTGGATACCTCGTCACTGGACCAAAGTATCGACCGATACGGGCATTGGTGATCCCTCCCACTCTACTGCGGAGAAAGGCAAGCGTTTTGCTTGTGCTGTAACGGATCGTTATGCTCTCCTCTTGCACCAGTTGGCATCGGGCGATATATACTTGGATTGA